The DNA window ctgcccaatgggcaaaattccctagtaataataagtcaagtatgCCTgtccttgccttggcagtcaccgacccaacatccttaggtcctccagcctaGGGTCCCATACATGTGGCACCTCCCTGAGGGAGATGCCCTgtcagccaggtcaaggcatttgatactctggcacacaaatgtccctcataagggaagacaaagttccccgttGAGCTACTattaacagacgtaaacttgtcacaattgaaggtatcaatcactttaagatgatacttcctgcTGTCAAGTTGGGGATCATGAGACCTCATGGATCTGAGATCTGTGACCTCGCAGTAGCTAGATACATTCATGGAGGTTATGatatcctcctgggacaggacttccagtccccaacTAAGtcacagcaatccaggggtcctattccccaaatcattcattaggcacgagtaagcttcaaacgcctgcattcattccactgccagtgccacctgagtatgatgtGCAGTGGCgccctccatcaagatcgattccagatcccattccagtgcccggccttgccctagtgccagtgccagggccccagtTACATCCCTCTCCAGGAGATCCCAACCTcaattcacaatctctgccagtgccacttgggtgcactgagcagtgccaagctccatctgtcCCGAacaacgagcaaattccaaatcaaatattagtgcctgaccctgccttagtgccagtgcccaTGCCTGCGCTGGTCAATCtgacctgcgagcctctcatgcCCCCCATGAtcgcttcctctctgtctcagtccgccacagacacaacagtgagtaaggattctgccatgtctcaaatgaccgatgaactcaaggaactgcaacaGATCGtgatagagcttgcaaagaaAGCCCTTGCGTCAGCCGTCAAAGAAGCCAACACAGGTGGCATTCCAAATACCCTCCTCGGGCTCGGTTTCCACCAATTCCCCGGCCAAAACACACCATCCCCCTAAGGGAATCCACGGAGGAAATACCACAGGCGTGGATAATTcaaggtagcttaaagagagccaccgagctcttctggcaccggtgccaaactggcacagtgccatcccttttcccctacgaagactttggcacctctatccagaagaggatgtcagggtccttcaactatgtattttccttatatctctttaatttattcttttcctttgacatttcccctttcttattttgattattgatCACATTTATTATACGCCTTACAAAGGctcacattttactttatttccctctgccaatgcagagtgccctTGACAGATATTCCAGTTTTATAAGTCCCATGAATCCCCTTTCATGCCTATCACAGcatgatattaaaaataagatatgCCATAGCCATTAGGTATTACCATGAGTGCCCACTTGACACAGTGCCATTATTGTGgatgttggcaaatgatcctgctggAGGAGTCGCGTcctctggctacctttgtggCCTTCTTGAGCTAAAGAATGACCATAGCCATTTTCCATAGGCTAGAGAAAATAATTTccgcatatttaatcatcatcttttattaacaatcattgattactctgaatttGTCATCTATTTTCATTGTGAATCTCtttaataaatctcgagtctcagaacgttgctcaagtatcgtggaaacacctgagcccacgtttaccttattgtaacgcctcttcaaggcagactaactgcatgtatgCAAAACTCATACTTGAGTTATTATCAacagtgcatgaagtatctctagaattaagcTAGTATTAATTCactgttttaactataccatcacgttgtgaaaatattctgattaacattCATCATATGTTGCCTTtacgtaataggaatttaatgataagaatatgtaatttctagcagcaagtatttattctgcattaacgtaaatctcacagtgttgttttgcctcttgaagtgaagtaaagtctttaagtgagtttgcttgctggtaatcattctcacccaatctagggtgtgaatgctaacttggttggggaggtgcgacaaatgaaacttctttccaagcaatctcacccatttttacatccataacataacagagaaagaaataaaattaattgtaattgttttaattactggaACTGTGGGgttttcattcgccccttcacAAACTCTCgccctcattcccaaaatggttaagcctttaacctgttaagcgtcccccaGTCCCAGACGACCTCGCTGCTAACGTACcatcaaacttttttttgtagttaAAGGTCAtttcactgatgatagtttttcaaagttaatattcatttttatgcttataattcataCTTGTAGTTAAGTGTAGGAATATTAATtaaatgacagaataaaaaacaattaatactactattattttatttcaaaagactacataatactgaatgaaaaatgttacagatacatgcactattattcttttgtatgccaatctctaaagcaagGGGCCACACACAGTCCTACTTCACAGTCCTTACACCAATATGAACTATCCCTTCTTATGTTGTTCTTCCAGCACTGAGCACAAGTTCTTTGTGGcctcttctttttatctgtagGTGGACAATAATCAGGAAAGTGCCTGCCAATTAGCCGCAAAGGTTTCACTGGAAGTCGTGGGGGCCTGCGCAAGGGAACAGGTCTTTCTTCTGCATATTTTATAATCAGTCTTTCACTAATCCTCAAAATAAACTCACGTCTTACAACCCTCCCACCAAGGGCTCTATATGTAACATAGCAATTCAGAAGAGATATGTCTAACAAATGTCGACatactttcttgtaatatttcttcagtctattTCTTGCGATcaaaaaatgaacacaaatatcCTTGTTATCTTTCCATTTCAGTACCATTCTTTTTGgtttagttccttttatttttgctggcaCGCCCTTTCTAGTGACCCTTACAGTGCCGACAGTGTCAGTTTCTTCATCTGCCAATGTTGGacttgtataaaaattatttgtatataaacaataGCCCTTGTTCAAAAGAAGGTCCATAAGAGAGGAAACAATCCTATTAGACACAGGAAGATCCATACACTTTTCCACATATTGTGTGTCTTTACCTGCGTAATGAAAAAGTTCCATATATAACCAGTAGGACTTTCACAAAGTTCATAAAACCTTATTCCAAACCTTTTACGTTTAGCTGGTATATACTGAACCCATGATAAATTTCCCTTCCATCCTAACAAAGACTCATCAACAGAAACGTTCCTACTTTGAATGTAATTGTTCATAAATTTCTTCAGAATAAGATCAGtgaattgctttatttttgcCAACTTCCTTCCTGGTCCATCTGTTATATTACTATTGTCAACCAAATGTAAGAATTTATGCAACAAGTCAAACCTACACCCACTCATTACCTTtcgaaaaaaggagaagaaacactCTCTCGTGTTGAGAAATACATTGAATTATCACACTTAGAATCAATGCCTTAAGTAGACCTATAAAGACTCTCATTCCGCTTGAGCAAGTGTCAAACCATCTATGTGCTCGTGATTGTGgtgacaaatgttctacattctcatctagaaattgatttgcaaatctgtttgtttctttcacgaggtaattaatgatttcatcatcaaggtagttctcaaaatattctaatggGTTCTCTTTACCCACAACTGTAAATTTCACGCTGGGAtcagaaacaaaagcaaagggatctctctgtctctccctctggTCGTCCAGTCACTCAGCAATAAAAGTCATCTTCACTCCCGCTatcggaagaaaagtttgttccTTTAATATCCTCATCactggaggattcagaactagagctctcatcatcaaataggTTATCAATATGACTCCTCAGCTATTATTTGATTGATCTCTCCTGAAGAAATACACCTCCTCTTCAGGACACTCATTGTGAAAGGAGCAAAAAGTCAACTTCTCTGGATAAATGCACAAAGTGCACTGAAAGAAAACCAGCTTTCTAGCATCAAGCAACCACCAGGAAAACGTTGCCAGAAAGCAAATAAGTTTCCATTTACAGCCTACGTGTGCTGAGAGTGCtaccaaatgatgttcctacactttctatatgaataaacatattaTTACAGGACTGACAGCTTGACACGGGCATTTtaagtcttgaacgtaatatcaTGTTGAAGGCGGTACCGAGTAGATCATGGTAAACATATTATCGCATGGGTGACGCTTAAGAGGTTAATCCTTCTCTATGTTCAAAATGATTGCCGAAGGctttgtttccaggtgaccttcgaagaGGCCTTCCTCGATGGCGTCAGATAACGGGCAAGGGGGGAGCCAAataagagaaagttggcaccacACCGCCTGGGCCCTGGTAATCTCCATGAGGTCTGACTGGATGCCATATGCATgctatagaaaacgaggtgaagattgaccttttgcaCCATCTATCCAGATGCCCAGGAGCAATCCCCTGAGGTTAGATATAGACGATTCAACAGCAGTCGAGAGAGAAAAGcactcagaactccaccaagACAGAtatccttacctttgcctgtcccttgtaccctccatgtGTTCGACCCTGAGGATTTAACCAGTATAATTTTGTAGTGGTATCCCCTTAATTTCCTCCTCCAGCGTTGgcgccctattgaacgaggacatcgtcatcttgacaaaggtaatgtactggaataaggtttcttagtcagttaTGATTCCTGTTagttctctgtctgatttattttctatttccgttgtgcgatcaccttcagtaatttgtgttggagcatcaagtgttaacataattatgcatttagtgttgaactgagtcaTTTGGCAATATCTGTGCATTACCTCAGTTCCCTTagagtgtcttattattcttgcaagtaccatcttgcatatattgcagataggacTCGGCTGTTCCTGTTttgaagacatcatcggtgtgGAGTATTTTCTCCTGAATAGAATTCactcatttagcaggaccttatttttacctgcccagtaattcatcattcttctgatctgtgtttcttatgtaaatataattaattaagagaacccccTGAGTTTACATAATCTTCCCTTACATGAATAAGTCCCCAGGCCACACAATTTCCCTTGATTTGTTTGTCTGCGAAGTTGCCTaaatcagtctatttagtcagatgttttaatgaaatacagtagatttcttgataatgtaaagaactccctgcgatTATCTGTGCCCAGAATTCTGTAAGTATCAAAGGTGTattcatagcaatatatatatagatgtgtgtgttagacatatacatatgatataatgGTGGCCGGTAATTTGACTCCCGGTAATTTGACTCCGGTATTTTggctcccggtattttgactcccggtaatttGACTCCCGGTCATTTTGAttcccggtaatttcactcccacttttttcctttcttttttcgttgaatatacaacttttaatctttcttttttagttcaGAAAAAGGTTCTGTTAATTCTCagtttcataatcatcatcatttaccgtctaaaaaaagtaaatagataaaagaagaagaaaacaaaacaaaaaatttacgaaacaggaaacaagtaaaagtaCATAATTTTAGTAATAGAATTGCTTGTTTACATGCACGCTAGGTAGTTGACTAAAATTGTCGCTCTATGGAGACTACCAGAAACTATCTCTACCACTTTGTAGTTTGTATTTCGACTCTTCAAGGTTTACCAGTCCCATCAACATCTTActtctttgtttattacttttaaaaggaaatatacgGTCACCATGCCTTATGTTTTTAACAGCACCCGGGGAGGAAAGAAACTTGTGGATaacatgaactatatatatatatatatatatatatatatatatatatatatatatatatatatatatatatatatatatatatatatatatatatatgagaaacataAACTAAATGGTGACGGATCCAAGACTTCAGTACTGGAAATGTGAAATCAAGTCCTGCAAAGCTCGAGTCCACACTATGACGCATGATGAAGATTATGATATAATCAAGAACGTCGGTGAACATCATCACAGTTCGTGTGCTTCTAAACCGAAAGTGCGTAAAATTTTAGCTGAACTAAAATCACAGGCATCTGCCTGCCAGGAATCTTCTCGTTCATTAATTTCGTCTCTTTGTGAAAtgcttgatgaaaatgaaatggctcTTTTGCCCTCAACTGTGCGTGTAAGTCGTAATATAAGGAACTGGCGTCAAGCAAAAGTAAGCGCTCCTCCAATCCCTCACACTCGATATAGTTACGAGATACCTGATGAATACAAGTTCCTTGATAGTGGTGAACTTTTCTTGCAGTTTGATAGTGGGCAATCTGATAAAGATAGACTACTTGTGTTTGCAACAAATAAAGGCCTTGATGACTTAGTTAATGTAAAACACTGGGCGGGGGATGGAACCTTCAAGTGTTCCCCATCTATATTCTATCAGTTGTACACGCTACATATTCAAGTGGGTTTACTCAGTGTTCCACGATTATTTGCACTGCTGCCAAACAAGAGGCAAGAATCTCACAACCTCCTTTTTAACCAGCTTATGGAATTACGGCCAGGACTGAACCCTGTAAGCATCATGATGGATTTTGAAAAAGCACACATTAATAGTTTCAAATCTGTGTTTCAAAGTGCTTCCGTTTCatgttgtctttttcatttatctcaaAGTGTTTACAGAAAAGTATGTGAAATTGGCTTCAAAGATAGGTACCATCATGACAATGAGTTCAGCATTAAGATAAGATGTTTTTCTGCGTTAGCCTTTCTTCCCCCAAGTGATGTGCTTGATGGATTCGAAGAGCTTGTTGACGATGACGATCTTCCTCAAGAACTAgtcttattttgaaatatcgtACATAGGATGTTTGCGAGGTAGAGGAGTTAGACAACGCAGAACACCTCCTTTGTTTCCTATAGATATTTGGAATGTTCACTTAAGAACGGATTCCGAGATGCCTCGCACAAATAACCATTTAGAGGGCTATCACAATGCCTTGCAAAGCTCTTTAAGTTGTACCCATCCAAATATATGGAAGTTGATTACTGCATTAAAAAGGAAGAGCACTTGGCGCAATTGAAAAAGATTCAATTTGATGGTGGCGAGATTTGTGAGAAAAGAAGAagtataaagatataaacaagCGACTGCAGATAAGCATTGAGCGATACAGCgaccaaaataaactggaattcttGAGAGCAATAGCTCATAACCTGcatcattattgaattttttaattttttatggtttcaATTTTGTATATAGTCTTATCTCATACTTTGGTATGattacattttatccattttagatatTACATACATGCTTTGTATTAATACAAGATGTTAACATGGCTTTTAGTattattcgtttttctttcatttttagttaatatgtatctacttgtttttcttaaaaaaaaatttattttttgaactaaacaagaaagattaaaagtatattcaacgaaaaagaaaggaaaaagtgggaGTGAAATTACTGGGAATCAAAATGACTGGGAGTCAAATTACTGGGGTCAAAATACTGGGAGTCAAAATACTGGAGTCAAATTACCGGGAGTCAAATTACCTAGAACGATataattgatataatatatatatatatatatatatatatatatatatgtatatatatatatatatatatatatatatatatatatatatatatatatgtatacgtgtgtgtatgtatgtataaacacatatacacataaatatatatatatatatatatatatatatatatatatatatatatatatatatatatatatatatatatatatatatatattacatttgtgatattatttatatatatatatatatatatatatatatatatatatatatatatatatatatatatatatatatatatataacagaaatctAATTCTTTAgtaaagtaaagaagaaaaatgccttACATTACTCACTTGGTTTCTCCCTAGCCATGTGCATGGCTTGACAGAGCTGTCTTCATTCCCTTCCTTTTTCTATCTAACTTTCCCACTCCCCTTTCCATTAATCAGATTTACAGGCCTCAAGCCGAGTGAAATTTCTTGTCACCT is part of the Macrobrachium rosenbergii isolate ZJJX-2024 chromosome 41, ASM4041242v1, whole genome shotgun sequence genome and encodes:
- the LOC136827174 gene encoding uncharacterized protein yields the protein MVTDPRLQYWKCEIKSCKARVHTMTHDEDYDIIKNVGEHHHSSCASKPKVRKILAELKSQASACQESSRSLISSLCEMLDENEMALLPSTVRVSRNIRNWRQAKVSAPPIPHTRYSYEIPDEYKFLDSGELFLQFDSGQSDKDRLLVFATNKGLDDLVNVKHWAGDGTFKCSPSIFYQLYTLHIQVGLLSVPRLFALLPNKRQESHNLLFNQLMELRPGLNPVSIMMDFEKAHINSFKSVFQSASVSCCLFHLSQSVYRKVCEIGFKDRYHHDNEFSIKIRCFSALAFLPPSDVLDGFEELVDDDDLPQELVLF